ccaaGCTCAGAGCTCGCGTCCTCCTCCATTGCCgcagccgcctcgcctcctcctcctcctccttctcgatCTTCTCGATGCGCATGGTGGCCGCGCGGCGCCCGCGGGCGCTaatgctgctcgccgccgtcctcctcgtgGCGGtgcccgtggcggcggcgacgctgcaCCCGGTGGACTACCTGGCGCTGCAGGCGGTGCGGCGCGCGCTGTCGGACATGCCGGGGTCGAGGTTCTTCGCGTCGTGGGACTTCACCGGCGACCCCTGCGGGTTCGCGGGCGTGTCGTGCTCGGGCGACGGCCGCGTCGTCACCCTGGCGCTCGGCGACCCGCGCGCGGGGGCGCCGGGGCTGTCCGGCgcgctccccaccgccgcgctgGCGCGGCTCTCCGAGCTCGCGTCGCTGTCGCTCGTCCCCGGGCGCGTGTCCGGGGAGCTcccccccgccgtcgccgcgctcccGTCGCTCCGGTTCCTGGCGCTCGCCGGGAACCtcctctccggcgacctccCCGCCACGTTCTCCCCCATGCTCCGCACCGTCGACCTCAGCAAGAACTCATTCTCCGGCAGGATACCGCCGTCGCTGCTCCTCATCCGGAGCCTCCGGACGCTCGTCCTCTCCCACAACTCCCTCTCCGGCGAGATTCCCAAGCTGGTGAGCTCCCCGTTGGTCCATCTCGACCTCAGGAACAACCGCCTCACCGGCGGCgtcccgccgctgccggcgacgcTCGTGTACCTGTCCCTCGCCGGGAACAGGTTCTccggccgcgtcggcggcgtgctCCGGAGGCTCCCGAGGCTCTCGTTCCTTGACCTCGGCGGCAACTGGTTCTCCGGCGAGGTCCCCGGCGAGGTGTTCTCCTTCCGGATCAGCTACCTGCAGCTCCGCAAGAACGcgttctccggcgagctccggccatCGGGGCGGGTGCCAGCCGGCGCCACGGTGGACCTCAGCCACAACGCGCTGTCCGGGCGCGTCCCCGCCGagctggcgccggcggcggcggtgtaccTGAACGGGAACAAGTTCGCCGGCCAGGTGCCGCGGGagatcgccgcggcggcggagggcggccgGATGCGGGTGCTCTTCTTGCAGGACAACTTCCTGACCGGCATCGGCGTGGGCGGCGtcccggcgagcgccgccgtgTGCGCCCACATGAActgcgtggcgccgccgccgccggtggtggcggcgtgccCGGCGAAGGGCGGCAggggtcgccgccggccgccgtcgcagtgcggcggccggaggcggtgaggtgaggtgaggacCAAACTGGGTTTAAGGAGGGGTTTAAGGTTTGGGTTTTGAGGGGGTTTAGTGGTTAAATGTGGTCTCATGACTCATGAGATTGGGTGAATAATACTAGTTTTTGGTGTAAATTCTTTTGGGGTTAATCATCACTTAATCTTTAGATACACGGCtgtgatttgttgcaattaaacaTGAACGGTGGATTGATGTATTTCAGTGCCAATGATGCAATTTACATAGAAAAGCTTTGGTGTAAAGATATGTTCCCTGTTTCTATCTATTATTAATCCAGTCTTTTGCGAATTTTCATCTAAAATTGCCTCTTGTGAATCTCAAATCAAATGACAACAATCTGCTATGTGGAGCTGTAAGTACTTTGGGTTGTTGAGAGTTGTTGATGCAAACAAGTGAAAATTGTCATAATGAGTTGTATCTTGAATAAATTTGATCTTGATGTGCTATAAATCCTGGACTAAATTGTACAATAAGGTTTATTATGGAATTGATTGTGAAAAAGGACCAGTACGCTGGACATAATTTATCTGATGTGAATTGACATGAATTACATCTGTACGAGCCATAGAATTGATCCCAGTATCCAAAATGGAAATACATTGTCAGGGTTTAACTACTAAAATATTGAGCATTGAAGAATAATTCAGTACAATTCGGAAATGTTTTGCCCCTGTACGATTCAGTAAGGATCTGCTGAAGATTGTTGTATCTCTCACCActagaaataatttaatttagtatGAAATACAGAATCTACTTTAATTCTGAAAATTTGGGAATTAATACCCACAGCAAAGCAAACATTCAGCATTGAAGAGGAAAAGACTTTACCAACTGTAGTTCCGAAGAACAAATGCAGTGTAGCTACTTGGATGAAACATGAAATCACTTTTGTTCTAAAAAACTTAAAAGCACTGAAGCTGCATCATATTCTTCACTGAATTTTATCTGAAGATTCGAGCTGCTTTCCCTttcctcttctcctttctccctttttcAAATTCACTTTAGGAGCTGAAGAATTCACCAGAATGATCCGTTGTTACAGTCTTCCATATCGGATTCTACTACCTCATGCAAAGCTGTGCAAAACATGTCTGTCTAACCTGCTTTGTTGGAGTGTCtgttgttgttttttgtttAACCTTTAAACAAAGCTACAAACAAAGTTACAGTCTCAATCTCTGGGAATCCGAGACATTCATATCATGCCATGCCATATAAACATGCTGGAAATTGGTTGTCACACACTATGGCTGCATATTGGAGAACCTGTTCATCTGTCCAAGCATCTGACGTTCTGAACATCATCAGTACATGCAAAGCATGATCCATCTCTATGCAAGCAAAACCTTTTCACCTTCTTTCTTCACCATCATGGCCTCAaaatcctttcttttttttggttgcttGTCTTGCTCACATAACACTAGATGAGCAGAATGATGcttgtgtgtatgtatatagtGGTGACATGTGAAGTATCATGAGGTATCATTGCCTCTGTTTCCATTGCATCTCTGCATAATGCTGCTGTGCAACACTGTCATGATTCAGGGCCAACATCTAATGCTAACATGGGTTGTAATTAGGTGATGGAAACATGGCTAATGAGTGGTGTGATTGATGAATTATATACTTCATTATGTCTGTAGGCATCATGTAGTTGTACATAGGCCGTGAttagatttaaatttttttattcgaacttctaacttttccgtgaCATCAAATgcttagacacatgcatggagcattaaatatagacaaaaaaaaccaattgtacagtttgcatgtaaatcgcgagatgaatcttttgagtctaattacgccatgatttgacaatgtgatactacagtaaatatttactaatgacggattaattaggcttaataaattcgtctcgcagtttacaggtggaatctgtaatttgttttgttattagtctacgtttaatacttaaatgtgtgtccgtatacttaaaaaaattttggcacacgaactaatcGCAGCCATACTACAATTCTGTTCTAAATACTAGTGCTACTAATGCACAAACACTAGTGAGTACAATGGCAGGGCAGTAGTAGTGCTGGTCCAGTACCGATTGCTTTGGCATCTATGTACACTACACACACGGTGCTGCTTGTCTGAAAGCCTGAAGactcttgtgttttttttttgctttgccGGTACGCATGGTGGCAGAGTGAAAAGTGCAGAGCAGAATAGGCAAATGAAGATGAAACTCCCACACCATTACATCAGCCTGTTTGTTGggttttctgtattttttttacaattttataattttcaaaaacttaGGTTCAATTCGAATGTGTTGTACGGCTATAGTTGTTGATGGCTAAAAAACAGGACggatcattagcacatgattaagtGAGAATCaattactataaatttaaaaataggtttatttgattttttttttaaaaaaaacttctactAGCTCCATCCAAAAATGTAACATATGAAAAGTTTGGCaccaaagaaattaaaaaaataactttttttaaaaaaatattggctAGAATATAAAGAATCCAGTTGGGTTTCTCTTGGGTTTTTgatctctgaattctgatgggCCCATTTTGATTTGGGAACGAGAGTGACAGTGAGTAGCAGTGAGAGTGAAGTACTAGCAGCAGTAGCCATCAAAGTTCAGATTGTCAGCTCACGGGTGAGATGAAAAAATGAATGTGGCCTGGGAGATGATTATAGGCTGCcttcttttctcctctttccccTGGGAGATGAGAGCAATGGAACGATGGATTTTGCTCATTTGCTGCCCGTTGAAACACACACAATGACATAAACAAAAGGGATAGTTTAATTTATAGTGTAAATATTTTACATCCTCAATCTCTTACGCAAAAGTATAAAACACACAGTTAACAAGTTTTAGTCccactaaaaaaataagttttaatCGAACATGTCATTGataagtggtaaatagttaaacgttaaatttaaaagtagcaaatagttaaatgtccaaaaaaaagacagagCAGTGGGACAAAGCCTAAACTTCTGTCGGGAAGAAAAAAACCACTGGAAAGGTTAAAAGGATCACAACAATTCTAACTGGTTAGCCTACATTTATTACAAGGAATCATACACTCTTTGCTATCAATTGTAAGAGTATTTTAATCGTGGAATGAAAGACTCTTCACTACAGATTTTAAGAGTATAACATCAACAAGCATAGTAGTATCATATGCATAGTGGAACAAAATAAAGGTATTTTGCCTGATGTTTTGGCTATTCTGATTGGATTCGTGAAGACTGCTTTTTGTCGGATATTGAAAGATGATTTTCATGATGACTATTTGCTATATGGGTTTCAATAGCTAATCTTGATTTGACAGAAGAGAATAGACTGTGTTGTCGGCCCACTTGCTTGTATGAGCCCTATGGTGGGCCAAACTCAGTTCTATATTTGGGCCTTGAGCTGTACCTGGGCTTtagggtgtgtgtgtgtgggggagAAGTTGGGAACTTCTTCCGGCATGTAAAACGAGGCAGtttattagcacataattaattaaataataataaaaaactttaaaaatgaatttttataattttctaaaataatttttctatatatctagtatttttttttgaaaaactatATCGTTTAGCCGTTCGAGAAGTGTACATGTGAAAAACGAGGGAATAGAAGATAGTGCCGAACATAGCCTATCTTAGTCTAGGAAATAATAACTCGGTCAATGACTACTGGTCAGTACGGAGTACGTAGCA
The nucleotide sequence above comes from Oryza glaberrima chromosome 11, OglaRS2, whole genome shotgun sequence. Encoded proteins:
- the LOC127754999 gene encoding probable LRR receptor-like serine/threonine-protein kinase At4g36180 codes for the protein MRMVAARRPRALMLLAAVLLVAVPVAAATLHPVDYLALQAVRRALSDMPGSRFFASWDFTGDPCGFAGVSCSGDGRVVTLALGDPRAGAPGLSGALPTAALARLSELASLSLVPGRVSGELPPAVAALPSLRFLALAGNLLSGDLPATFSPMLRTVDLSKNSFSGRIPPSLLLIRSLRTLVLSHNSLSGEIPKLVSSPLVHLDLRNNRLTGGVPPLPATLVYLSLAGNRFSGRVGGVLRRLPRLSFLDLGGNWFSGEVPGEVFSFRISYLQLRKNAFSGELRPSGRVPAGATVDLSHNALSGRVPAELAPAAAVYLNGNKFAGQVPREIAAAAEGGRMRVLFLQDNFLTGIGVGGVPASAAVCAHMNCVAPPPPVVAACPAKGGRGRRRPPSQCGGRRR